A genomic window from Sporosarcina sp. Marseille-Q4063 includes:
- a CDS encoding carboxymuconolactone decarboxylase family protein, with the protein MEKNERYAAGLKVMEELFSEEVRGGMGQMKEVSPDLWELIVSFGFGDLYARNTLSLSQREIITLTTLITQGAFEQLKVHLQAALNVGLSKEEITEIIIHCAGYVGFPKAVQAMGIADEIFKENEKASEN; encoded by the coding sequence ATGGAAAAGAACGAAAGATACGCAGCAGGATTAAAAGTAATGGAAGAATTATTTTCCGAGGAAGTACGAGGCGGCATGGGGCAAATGAAAGAAGTTTCCCCTGACCTTTGGGAATTGATCGTCTCCTTTGGTTTTGGAGACTTGTATGCTAGAAATACGCTTTCCCTCTCTCAACGGGAAATCATCACGCTCACCACACTCATCACGCAAGGCGCTTTCGAACAGCTCAAAGTTCACTTGCAAGCAGCTCTGAACGTAGGGCTCTCAAAAGAAGAAATCACCGAAATCATCATCCATTGTGCTGGATATGTAGGGTTTCCAAAAGCTGTTCAAGCAATGGGAATCGCCGATGAGATTTTCAAGGAGAACGAGAAGGCGTCTGAGAACTAG
- a CDS encoding amidohydrolase family protein has protein sequence MKEKFIIRGKRIVTVSQLGTVENGAVVVEDGKIIDVGTWDNLKKQYPAIKYIDCSDFVITPSLIDCHTHLLEFAPTSLYPDAPINHFVAGKELLFGALSSGITALGEQICGHPQCDFSVTDYRRAVEDMPIDISFATTSISIGFDELTHFSALTQSKSIDRKTLNDLSLVRLIAQASDYPGENIFINATPANFTANEVPRAGEIIYSIEELKKIVDIYHQSGKQVGTHVAGAEAIDMALEAGFDVLHHAHGISDALIEKASEQKVKVVATPIGGTHLMPNSPEDILKLMDNKIPVSISTDAYLPPFQGATWLPFNDSELKGPNVLMSIAQPAMQLLKKHHYTDNEILALLTANPAQILGKEKQFGKIEIGMDANFLVAEGIPGLEITDVKKIKKVFYKGRQVVNRLKIF, from the coding sequence ATGAAGGAAAAATTTATAATTAGAGGGAAAAGGATTGTCACAGTAAGTCAATTAGGGACAGTAGAAAATGGCGCTGTCGTTGTCGAAGACGGAAAAATCATTGATGTAGGCACTTGGGATAACCTGAAGAAACAATATCCTGCTATAAAGTACATCGATTGCTCGGATTTCGTCATAACGCCTTCGTTAATTGATTGCCACACGCATTTATTGGAATTCGCACCGACCTCACTCTATCCAGATGCGCCCATTAATCACTTCGTCGCGGGAAAAGAACTTCTTTTCGGTGCACTATCATCGGGGATCACTGCGCTTGGTGAACAAATCTGTGGCCATCCACAATGTGATTTTTCGGTGACTGATTATCGAAGAGCGGTTGAAGATATGCCGATTGATATTTCATTTGCTACGACAAGCATTTCAATCGGTTTTGACGAATTAACCCATTTTAGCGCACTGACTCAATCGAAAAGCATAGACAGAAAAACGTTGAATGATTTGTCGTTAGTACGATTGATCGCACAAGCAAGCGATTATCCGGGTGAAAATATATTTATCAACGCAACCCCAGCTAACTTTACTGCGAATGAAGTGCCGAGAGCTGGAGAAATTATTTATTCAATAGAAGAATTGAAGAAAATCGTAGACATTTATCATCAGTCTGGGAAACAAGTAGGCACACATGTCGCCGGCGCCGAAGCCATCGACATGGCATTGGAAGCGGGATTCGATGTTTTACACCATGCGCACGGCATTTCAGACGCCTTAATCGAAAAAGCTTCAGAGCAAAAAGTGAAAGTTGTAGCGACACCAATCGGGGGAACTCACCTCATGCCAAACTCGCCCGAAGATATATTGAAGTTAATGGACAATAAAATTCCTGTATCGATTTCCACGGACGCTTATTTACCGCCATTTCAAGGCGCCACATGGTTGCCTTTTAATGACAGTGAATTAAAAGGACCCAACGTACTCATGTCAATCGCCCAACCAGCCATGCAACTCTTAAAAAAGCACCATTACACCGACAACGAAATTCTAGCTTTACTCACAGCAAATCCCGCACAAATCCTAGGAAAAGAAAAGCAGTTCGGGAAAATAGAAATAGGAATGGATGCAAATTTTTTAGTAGCAGAAGGAATCCCAGGCCTAGAAATTACCGACGTTAAGAAGATCAAGAAAGTGTTCTATAAGGGGCGGCAAGTCGTGAATCGGCTTAAAATTTTTTAG
- a CDS encoding EAL domain-containing protein yields the protein MKEPYFITASKKMCQEAGMDPNEVSRPKKFLSAEAFEDRRKSYNEILSVVSFFSNKLLDSLKGTPILVVVSDAEGYLLDIDGDASIKSMIEQFGIKNGSLFTHEDTGTNVISLALQQKHPISIIGDQHYHSFLHGIACYGTTFYITDENKMLGSVCIMMPIQFQNPLFLTMLSQSIDSIERELLLRKQNRKLDVLNQIMLSRTRNGIVITDEFGITTEFNELAQKISNTTRDSVIGRNIRTSPLTGDYFKEVLEQGKIFNNEELKFEDESGNLVVCLFDAQPIYEGNKMIGAFGQFRDISERYLLQEQYNYLAYHDELTKLPNRRYIKKEIETIIQELHSGESRTLALLYIDLDRFKIINDNFNHSYGDYLLTEVSKRLSTCLGEKDILARMGGDEFIFLLKDFEGADYVEMKAEAILNLFDQPFLIKNKEIHTTASIGVAVYPDYPISYEKLMVYADNAMYQAKLQGKNRYVVHTSELLIDMRDEYSLEIDLGRALENNEFVLHYQPQVHNLTGELVGFEALIRWEHPVHGLLLPGKFIKLAEENGSITQIGEWVINEACSQNKKWQEAGMPPLKMSVNLSTQQFLTTNLITFMEEVLERTNLDPECFVVEITEYMAMEYDYSIRVLKKLKALGIGISIDDFGTGYSSLNYLKNFPIDSIKIDKSFIDELMNDQNGAFIVKAIITLAHNLHKEVIAEGVETIEQLNFLKEHKCDISQGFYFSEACSADEIEKRYLG from the coding sequence ATGAAGGAACCTTATTTCATAACAGCGTCTAAGAAAATGTGCCAGGAGGCCGGCATGGATCCGAATGAGGTTTCAAGACCGAAGAAGTTTTTAAGTGCAGAAGCGTTTGAAGATAGAAGAAAATCCTATAATGAAATATTATCCGTTGTGAGTTTTTTCTCGAATAAACTACTAGACTCTCTAAAAGGGACGCCAATACTCGTGGTTGTTTCAGATGCAGAAGGTTATCTTTTGGATATTGACGGGGATGCATCAATCAAATCTATGATCGAGCAATTTGGCATTAAAAATGGCAGTCTTTTCACTCATGAAGATACGGGAACGAATGTGATCAGTCTCGCATTGCAACAGAAGCATCCAATCAGTATTATTGGCGACCAACATTATCATTCGTTTCTTCATGGAATTGCGTGCTATGGAACGACGTTTTATATTACTGATGAAAATAAAATGCTCGGCAGCGTATGCATCATGATGCCAATCCAGTTTCAGAATCCGCTTTTCTTAACGATGTTAAGCCAGTCGATTGATTCGATTGAAAGAGAGTTATTGCTGAGGAAACAAAACAGGAAATTAGATGTTCTTAATCAAATCATGTTAAGCAGAACCCGAAATGGAATTGTCATTACAGATGAGTTTGGAATCACAACCGAGTTTAATGAACTTGCTCAAAAGATCTCGAATACTACCCGTGATTCAGTCATCGGGAGAAATATTCGCACATCCCCTTTAACTGGTGATTATTTCAAAGAGGTACTGGAACAAGGAAAAATCTTTAATAATGAAGAACTTAAATTCGAAGATGAATCTGGAAATCTTGTCGTCTGTCTGTTCGATGCACAACCCATTTATGAAGGGAACAAAATGATTGGTGCCTTCGGTCAGTTCAGAGATATTTCAGAACGGTATTTATTACAAGAGCAGTATAACTACTTAGCCTATCACGACGAATTAACGAAATTGCCTAACCGACGATATATAAAAAAGGAAATAGAAACAATCATCCAGGAACTTCATTCTGGCGAGTCTCGGACGTTAGCTCTTTTATACATAGATTTGGATCGTTTTAAAATCATTAATGATAATTTCAATCATTCTTACGGAGACTATCTTCTTACAGAGGTGAGTAAGCGTTTATCGACTTGTCTTGGTGAAAAGGATATTCTTGCACGAATGGGTGGTGATGAGTTCATTTTCTTGCTCAAGGATTTTGAAGGTGCTGATTATGTTGAAATGAAAGCAGAAGCGATACTCAATCTGTTTGATCAACCTTTTCTAATAAAAAACAAAGAAATTCACACAACAGCAAGTATCGGAGTTGCGGTATATCCCGATTACCCAATTTCATATGAAAAGCTAATGGTTTACGCTGACAATGCGATGTATCAAGCGAAATTACAAGGTAAAAATCGATATGTCGTTCACACTTCCGAATTATTAATTGACATGAGAGATGAATATAGTCTTGAGATAGATTTAGGTAGAGCACTTGAGAATAACGAGTTTGTCCTTCATTATCAACCGCAAGTTCATAATCTAACCGGCGAATTGGTTGGATTTGAAGCGCTAATTCGCTGGGAACATCCAGTGCATGGGCTTTTACTTCCTGGAAAGTTTATCAAACTAGCGGAAGAAAACGGTTCAATCACACAAATTGGCGAGTGGGTCATTAATGAAGCATGTTCACAAAACAAAAAGTGGCAGGAGGCTGGTATGCCGCCACTGAAAATGTCCGTGAATCTATCTACACAGCAATTTCTCACGACAAACCTCATTACTTTCATGGAGGAAGTTTTGGAACGTACTAATCTAGATCCAGAGTGTTTCGTCGTAGAAATTACGGAATACATGGCTATGGAATACGATTATTCCATTCGCGTATTGAAAAAGTTGAAAGCACTTGGAATCGGAATCAGTATTGATGATTTTGGGACAGGGTACAGTTCACTTAATTACCTTAAAAACTTTCCGATCGATTCTATTAAGATTGACAAATCCTTCATCGATGAATTAATGAATGATCAGAATGGTGCTTTTATCGTGAAAGCAATCATTACATTGGCGCACAACCTTCACAAGGAAGTGATTGCAGAAGGCGTGGAAACAATAGAGCAGCTAAATTTCTTGAAAGAACATAAATGTGATATTAGCCAGGGATTTTATTTCAGCGAAGCATGCTCGGCTGATGAAATAGAGAAAAGATACTTGGGATAA
- a CDS encoding thiamine pyrophosphate-binding protein: MKTASSILVENFKHWGVHHIFGIPGKAISPILFELLNQDLEFVLSKHEAAAGFEATGYALMNERIGVAVGTSGPGGTNLITAAGQAKASNIPLLIITGHPSMKDTGKPLGQDSSIFGTDLVAMFKSVTKFSAGVERGDMLQPFLQHALEIAVTGVKGPVHLSIPFDVLLEEIESFQIDLPVSHEMISPKTAEVIEKLNVANRPLLFLGKGVHSSKAYEEVQHLAEYWNIPVITTPGGKGTFPSNHKLSLGAFGLGGTPEATAYFEEQVDLLLVIGSRLSDMSTAGLSVDMHPDHVIHFDYDPTYIGKAIQVPTTPVLGDIKSNLTEMLKDIPETDSESFLSQPEKKLLQINQPGEPMSAVQVLRAMRNALPDDAIIFGDDGSHSFYGIKYFDIHKPGTFYFDDIFGAMGNGIGYSIGAQLAAPEKTIVCLVGDGCMFMHGTEISTAYNYDSPVLFIVLNNGRLDMVEKGMQKMIGTSIGGIYETPLDAAKFAESMGLEAYTCYNPNDLVDSIEEALHKIEETNKPILIEAIVDEHEIPPTMGRQ; encoded by the coding sequence ATGAAAACAGCATCATCCATATTGGTAGAAAACTTTAAACATTGGGGAGTTCACCATATATTCGGGATTCCCGGTAAGGCAATCTCGCCAATTTTATTTGAGCTATTGAACCAGGATTTAGAATTTGTATTAAGCAAACACGAGGCAGCTGCAGGTTTTGAAGCGACAGGTTATGCCTTGATGAATGAAAGAATCGGTGTCGCAGTGGGTACGTCCGGGCCGGGGGGAACAAATCTGATTACAGCAGCAGGCCAAGCGAAAGCTTCCAATATACCGTTATTAATCATAACAGGACATCCCTCGATGAAAGATACAGGAAAACCACTGGGGCAGGATTCCAGCATATTTGGTACTGATCTAGTCGCCATGTTCAAATCCGTCACCAAATTCAGTGCAGGGGTAGAGCGAGGCGATATGTTGCAGCCGTTCTTGCAACATGCATTGGAGATCGCAGTGACAGGTGTGAAAGGACCCGTGCATCTATCTATTCCTTTTGATGTTTTATTGGAGGAAATTGAATCATTTCAAATCGATTTACCCGTGTCCCATGAAATGATTTCACCGAAAACAGCTGAAGTCATTGAAAAGCTGAACGTAGCGAATCGTCCGCTTTTGTTTCTTGGAAAAGGGGTTCATTCTAGCAAGGCTTACGAAGAAGTACAGCATCTTGCTGAGTATTGGAACATTCCTGTCATCACAACGCCGGGAGGAAAAGGAACATTTCCATCCAATCATAAACTTTCTTTAGGAGCATTTGGATTGGGCGGAACTCCCGAGGCGACAGCATACTTTGAGGAGCAGGTCGACTTATTACTCGTCATCGGATCGAGATTAAGTGACATGTCGACGGCTGGATTATCGGTGGATATGCATCCCGACCATGTCATCCACTTTGACTATGATCCAACCTATATTGGAAAAGCGATTCAAGTACCAACGACGCCTGTACTTGGCGATATTAAGTCCAACTTGACAGAGATGTTAAAAGATATTCCAGAAACGGATAGCGAATCTTTTTTATCACAACCCGAGAAAAAACTTCTTCAGATAAATCAACCGGGTGAACCGATGTCTGCAGTCCAAGTATTACGGGCGATGCGTAACGCACTTCCGGATGACGCGATTATTTTCGGGGACGATGGAAGCCACTCGTTCTACGGTATAAAATATTTTGACATTCACAAGCCTGGGACTTTTTACTTTGATGATATCTTCGGTGCGATGGGTAACGGAATTGGCTATTCCATCGGTGCACAATTAGCAGCTCCAGAGAAAACGATTGTCTGCTTAGTCGGAGACGGCTGTATGTTCATGCATGGAACGGAAATTTCAACAGCATATAACTACGACTCGCCTGTCTTGTTCATCGTTTTGAATAATGGACGATTAGACATGGTGGAAAAAGGGATGCAAAAAATGATCGGTACATCAATCGGCGGCATTTATGAAACGCCACTCGATGCGGCCAAATTTGCGGAATCTATGGGACTAGAAGCATATACATGTTATAATCCTAATGACCTGGTTGATTCGATTGAAGAAGCATTACATAAAATTGAAGAAACCAACAAGCCAATTTTAATTGAAGCAATCGTTGATGAACATGAAATTCCACCAACGATGGGGAGGCAATAG